The Thalassotalea nanhaiensis genome has a window encoding:
- a CDS encoding rod shape-determining protein MreB, with product MLRKILNKFSSVIYVQIWENRIRVVDTKSGKEFDEKPFVLIKENNKGVKVIAAIGNDAEYVTSSKEESINPFSHPRFLLNNFYVAEKILQHAIYTLIGKFALRPAPTVVIHPMEKLEGGLSQIEDRAFRELAVGAGAYEVIIYTGSPLCTKSINLESLKNLDDIVSVASVQ from the coding sequence ATGCTTAGAAAAATTTTAAACAAGTTTAGTTCTGTAATTTACGTCCAAATATGGGAAAACCGCATTAGGGTTGTAGATACGAAATCAGGAAAGGAATTCGATGAAAAACCTTTTGTTTTGATAAAGGAAAACAATAAAGGGGTTAAGGTTATTGCAGCAATTGGTAATGACGCCGAATATGTAACATCCTCTAAAGAAGAATCTATTAACCCATTCTCTCATCCTCGTTTTTTACTTAACAATTTTTATGTGGCGGAGAAAATTCTACAGCATGCCATCTATACATTAATTGGGAAGTTTGCCTTAAGACCAGCCCCGACAGTAGTAATTCACCCGATGGAAAAGCTAGAAGGTGGATTAAGTCAAATTGAAGATCGAGCGTTTAGAGAGTTAGCGGTAGGGGCTGGTGCATACGAAGTAATTATATACACTGGTAGCCCACTGTGTACTAAAAGTATTAATTTGGAAAGTTTGAAGAATCTAGACGATATTGTCAGCGTTGCAAGCGTTCAATGA
- a CDS encoding CbbQ/NirQ/NorQ/GpvN family protein, with the protein MSTTNLKLTSDPIDVPYYKEQNNEVSLFEYAHQHHLPILIKGPTGCGKTRFIEHMAKKLNKPLYTVACHDDLTAADLVGRHLIGADGTYWQDGPLTRAVREGGICYLDEVVEARKDTTVVLHPLADNRRILPLERTGELLEAHPDFMLVVSYNPGYQNLLKGMKPSTKQRFVALRFDYPEKEVEQQILISEANVESHLAFTLVELAQALRRLEQNDLDEVVSTRLLIYAAKMMSSGMDPLEVCKSCLAEPLSDDPETIKALMDIARIYFDES; encoded by the coding sequence ATGAGTACTACAAATTTAAAACTGACTTCCGACCCCATTGATGTGCCGTATTATAAAGAACAAAACAATGAAGTGTCTTTGTTTGAGTATGCTCACCAACATCATTTGCCAATTCTGATCAAAGGTCCTACGGGCTGTGGTAAAACTCGCTTTATTGAGCACATGGCAAAAAAATTGAATAAACCGCTTTATACGGTTGCTTGTCATGATGACTTAACTGCTGCAGATCTCGTTGGCAGGCACTTAATTGGTGCAGATGGAACTTATTGGCAAGATGGACCCTTAACAAGGGCTGTTCGTGAGGGGGGAATTTGTTATCTTGATGAAGTGGTAGAAGCGCGTAAAGATACCACTGTTGTATTGCACCCGTTAGCTGATAATCGTCGTATTTTACCGCTAGAACGAACCGGGGAGTTACTAGAAGCACACCCTGATTTTATGCTGGTTGTTTCATACAACCCTGGTTATCAAAACTTATTAAAGGGCATGAAACCTAGTACAAAACAACGCTTTGTTGCGTTAAGGTTTGACTATCCTGAAAAAGAAGTAGAACAGCAAATATTAATCAGTGAAGCAAACGTTGAGTCTCATTTAGCCTTTACTTTAGTTGAACTTGCTCAAGCATTACGTCGCTTAGAACAAAATGATTTAGATGAAGTTGTGTCTACCCGCTTATTGATTTATGCAGCCAAAATGATGTCAAGTGGCATGGACCCGTTAGAGGTTTGTAAATCTTGTTTAGCAGAGCCATTATCAGATGACCCAGAAACAATTAAAGCGTTAATGGATATTGCCAGAATATATTTTGATGAATCGTAG
- a CDS encoding cbb3-type cytochrome c oxidase subunit I: MNALKYQSQAVAKPYFVFALILFVGQILFGLIMGLQYVVGDFLAGAIPFNVARMVHTNLLIVWLLFGFMGSAYYLVPEEAETELYSPKLAIILFWVFAAAGVATILGYLLVPYSTLADITLNKLWPTMGREFLEQPTITKLGIVVVCLGFLFNLGMTILKGRKTAINMVLMTGLIGLAVFFLFAFYNPTNLALDKYFWWFVVHLWVEGVWELIMGAILAYVLIKVTGVDREVIEKWLYVIIAMALISGILGTGHHFYWLATPEYWQWVGSIFSAIEPLPFFAMVLYAFNMVNRRRREHPNKAATLWALGTAVMAFLGAGVWGFLHTLSPVNYYTHGSQITAAHGHMAFYGAYAMIVMTIISFAMPKLRGIGEANCNRAQVREMWGFWLMTVAMVFITLFLTGAGVLQVWLQRLPETGEALSFMATQDKLAIFYWMREVAGVVFLLGLIAYISSFWVKEKATA, encoded by the coding sequence ATGAATGCATTAAAATATCAATCACAGGCTGTTGCAAAACCATATTTTGTTTTCGCCTTAATCTTATTTGTTGGGCAAATCTTATTTGGCCTAATAATGGGCTTACAATATGTTGTAGGTGACTTCCTTGCTGGCGCAATTCCATTTAACGTAGCTCGCATGGTACATACCAACTTATTAATTGTATGGCTGCTATTTGGCTTTATGGGATCAGCGTATTACTTAGTTCCTGAAGAAGCTGAAACTGAGTTATATAGCCCGAAACTGGCTATAATCTTATTTTGGGTTTTTGCCGCAGCGGGTGTTGCAACTATATTAGGTTACTTGTTAGTTCCGTATTCTACGTTAGCTGATATTACCCTTAATAAATTGTGGCCGACTATGGGGCGTGAGTTCCTAGAGCAGCCAACCATTACCAAGCTTGGTATTGTTGTTGTATGTCTTGGTTTCTTATTTAACCTGGGTATGACGATATTAAAAGGTCGCAAAACAGCCATTAACATGGTGCTTATGACCGGTTTAATTGGTTTAGCAGTATTCTTCTTATTTGCTTTCTACAATCCAACTAACTTGGCATTAGATAAATACTTCTGGTGGTTCGTAGTTCATTTATGGGTAGAAGGTGTTTGGGAATTAATCATGGGTGCAATTCTAGCTTATGTATTAATCAAAGTTACCGGTGTTGACCGAGAAGTTATTGAAAAATGGTTATATGTGATTATTGCCATGGCATTAATCTCAGGTATCTTAGGTACAGGTCACCACTTCTATTGGTTAGCAACTCCAGAGTACTGGCAATGGGTAGGTTCAATATTCTCAGCCATCGAACCATTACCGTTCTTTGCTATGGTATTGTACGCCTTTAATATGGTTAACCGTCGTCGTCGCGAGCATCCTAACAAAGCCGCTACTTTATGGGCGTTAGGTACTGCAGTTATGGCATTCTTGGGGGCTGGTGTATGGGGCTTCTTACATACCTTATCTCCAGTAAACTACTACACACATGGTTCACAAATAACCGCGGCCCATGGTCACATGGCGTTTTACGGTGCTTATGCAATGATCGTAATGACGATTATTTCATTCGCTATGCCTAAGTTACGTGGTATCGGTGAAGCAAACTGTAACCGTGCACAAGTACGTGAAATGTGGGGATTCTGGTTAATGACTGTTGCTATGGTATTCATCACCTTGTTCTTAACAGGTGCTGGTGTATTACAAGTATGGTTACAACGTTTACCAGAAACTGGCGAAGCATTAAGCTTTATGGCTACTCAAGACAAACTAGCTATATTCTACTGGATGCGTGAAGTTGCTGGTGTTGTTTTCTTATTAGGTCTAATTGCTTACATCTCAAGCTTTTGGGTTAAAGAAAAAGCTACCGCTTAA
- the hflC gene encoding protease modulator HflC produces the protein MKNFAIIILVALGLLTVSSVFVINEGERGIVFQFSKIKRDSTGEMRIFSPGLHFKIPFIERVNKIDARIQTLDGAPDRFVTAEKKDVLVDSYVKWKIVDFSTFYVRTAGGNIDNASALLKQKVNNGLRTEFGRRTIAQIVSGDRDSLMEEAMLSAESSKADLGIEVVDVRVKRINLPEEVSNSIYERMRAERQAVAQEHRSQGREKAEVLRATVDAKVTVMIANAKKQSFTLRGEGDALAAKVYSDAYGKDAEFFSFLRSLEAYENSFSSKSDILVVKPDSDFFHYLKAPKSGK, from the coding sequence ATGAAAAACTTTGCAATTATTATCCTAGTAGCACTAGGTCTATTAACAGTTTCATCAGTATTCGTTATCAATGAAGGCGAGCGCGGTATCGTGTTCCAATTCTCTAAAATTAAGCGTGATAGCACAGGCGAAATGCGTATCTTTTCGCCAGGTTTGCATTTTAAAATTCCATTTATTGAACGAGTGAATAAAATTGATGCTCGTATTCAAACACTTGATGGCGCACCTGATCGTTTCGTTACGGCAGAGAAAAAAGACGTATTAGTTGATTCATACGTGAAATGGAAAATCGTTGATTTTTCTACCTTCTACGTTCGTACCGCTGGCGGTAATATTGACAATGCGAGTGCGTTATTAAAGCAAAAAGTGAACAACGGTTTACGTACTGAGTTTGGTCGTCGAACAATTGCACAAATTGTTTCTGGTGATCGTGATTCATTAATGGAAGAAGCAATGCTTAGTGCCGAATCAAGTAAAGCTGATTTAGGTATCGAAGTGGTTGATGTACGTGTTAAGCGTATTAACTTACCTGAAGAAGTTAGTAATTCTATTTATGAACGTATGCGTGCAGAGCGTCAAGCAGTGGCACAAGAGCATCGTTCACAAGGTAGAGAGAAAGCTGAAGTTTTACGTGCAACGGTAGATGCAAAAGTAACGGTAATGATAGCAAATGCTAAAAAGCAATCGTTCACTCTACGTGGTGAAGGCGATGCACTAGCAGCTAAAGTATATTCTGATGCTTATGGCAAAGATGCTGAGTTTTTCTCATTCCTTAGAAGTTTAGAAGCTTATGAGAACAGCTTTAGTTCTAAAAGTGACATTTTGGTTGTTAAACCAGACAGTGACTTTTTCCATTACTTAAAGGCTCCTAAGTCAGGTAAGTAA
- a CDS encoding c-type cytochrome, whose amino-acid sequence MSESFTKGMARNIYYGGSVFFLLIFLALTFHTTKEMPKRDNRQNITESVERGKHLWEENNCIGCHSLLGEGAYFAPELGNVFQRRGGEAGFKMFFSGWMKAQPLNIPGRRQMPNFHLNDQEIEDLAEFLKWTSEMDVNGWPPNIEG is encoded by the coding sequence ATGTCAGAAAGTTTTACTAAAGGCATGGCGAGAAATATATATTACGGCGGAAGTGTTTTCTTCCTTTTGATATTTCTTGCTTTAACTTTTCATACTACAAAAGAAATGCCAAAAAGAGACAACCGTCAAAACATAACCGAATCCGTAGAGCGTGGTAAACACCTTTGGGAAGAGAATAATTGTATTGGCTGTCATTCCCTACTGGGTGAAGGTGCATATTTTGCGCCAGAACTTGGTAATGTTTTTCAACGTCGCGGTGGCGAAGCCGGCTTTAAAATGTTTTTCAGTGGTTGGATGAAAGCACAACCGTTAAATATACCTGGTCGTCGTCAAATGCCTAACTTCCATTTAAATGATCAAGAGATTGAAGATTTAGCTGAGTTCTTAAAATGGACCTCAGAAATGGACGTTAACGGCTGGCCGCCAAACATAGAAGGGTAA
- a CDS encoding DUF3630 family protein, whose translation MQQIKTATLDNDNLLLIVFTKQWDLDDINFLSECVFKQLPDYQLKERVQGADREYFRFTYNNAYLILHFESYSESCWIEPEDQLENQQLMKISSLLNS comes from the coding sequence ATGCAACAAATAAAAACAGCCACATTAGATAACGACAATTTACTACTCATTGTTTTCACCAAACAGTGGGATCTAGATGATATTAATTTCCTTTCAGAGTGTGTATTCAAGCAATTACCCGATTATCAATTAAAAGAACGCGTTCAAGGCGCAGATCGAGAATATTTCCGCTTTACGTATAACAATGCATACCTAATATTGCACTTTGAAAGCTATAGTGAATCTTGTTGGATAGAACCTGAAGATCAACTTGAAAACCAACAGTTGATGAAAATTAGCTCATTATTAAATTCCTAA
- a CDS encoding DUF2065 domain-containing protein gives MSVELFLSAFALMLVFEGIGPLLFPNRWRSFILKLAEEKPNNIRQIGLVLVVIGGILLFLNN, from the coding sequence ATGTCGGTAGAGTTATTTTTAAGTGCTTTTGCGTTAATGCTTGTTTTTGAAGGCATTGGCCCGTTACTATTTCCAAATCGTTGGCGCAGTTTTATCTTAAAACTTGCCGAGGAAAAACCAAATAACATCCGTCAAATTGGCTTAGTACTTGTCGTTATTGGTGGCATCCTGTTGTTTTTGAACAACTAA
- the hpt gene encoding hypoxanthine phosphoribosyltransferase, with product MKHKVEVMISEQEVSKRVAELGKQITEFYKDRDNLVMVGLLRGSFVFMADLARAIDINHTVDFMTASSYGNNMESSRDVHILKDLDDDIQGKDVLLVEDIIDTGNTLSKVMQILSLREPNSIEICTLLDKPSRREVPVGVKWIGFEIPDEFVVGVGIDYAQKYRNLPYIGKVIPLD from the coding sequence ATGAAACATAAAGTCGAAGTTATGATTTCTGAACAAGAAGTCAGCAAAAGAGTCGCCGAATTAGGCAAGCAAATAACCGAGTTTTACAAAGACCGTGACAATCTGGTTATGGTGGGGTTATTGCGTGGTTCATTTGTATTTATGGCCGACTTGGCAAGAGCAATAGATATAAATCACACCGTCGACTTTATGACCGCTTCAAGTTACGGCAATAATATGGAAAGCTCTCGTGACGTTCATATACTTAAAGATTTAGATGATGACATCCAAGGCAAAGATGTACTGTTAGTTGAAGACATTATTGATACTGGTAATACGTTAAGCAAAGTAATGCAAATTCTGAGTTTACGCGAGCCTAACTCAATTGAAATTTGTACATTACTTGATAAACCGTCACGCCGAGAAGTACCTGTAGGGGTTAAGTGGATAGGGTTTGAAATACCGGATGAATTTGTCGTAGGCGTAGGGATTGATTACGCACAAAAATATCGTAACCTGCCGTACATTGGTAAGGTGATTCCACTAGACTAG
- a CDS encoding adenylosuccinate synthase, translated as MGKNVVVLGTQWGDEGKGKIVDLLTDKAKFVVRYQGGHNAGHTLVIDGEKTVLHLIPSGVLRDNVKCMIGNGVVLCPKALMTEIKMLEAKGIPVRERLLISDACPLIMPYHNALDAAREAARGKKAIGTTGRGIGPAYEDKVARRGLRVSDLFNAETFAEKLKEIMEYHNFVLTNYYKAEALDFDTVLADALAVADIIKAMTADISEILDQARKAGDSIMFEGAQGTLLDIDHGTYPYVTSSNTTVGGVSTGSGFGPCNLDYVLGITKAYTTRVGSGPFPTELDDEIGHHLGTVGHEFGATTGRERRCGWFDAVAMHRAVQVNSITGFCLTKLDVLDGLKELKICTGYKTESGEILTVPPMAAEGYENITPVYETVPGWSENTVGATSVDALPANAIAYIKRLEEITGVPIDIISTGPDRNETMVLVNPFSE; from the coding sequence ATGGGCAAAAACGTCGTTGTTCTTGGCACCCAATGGGGTGATGAAGGTAAAGGTAAGATTGTTGACTTACTAACTGATAAGGCTAAATTTGTAGTTCGTTATCAAGGTGGTCACAATGCTGGACATACACTGGTAATAGACGGTGAAAAAACCGTGTTACACCTTATTCCATCTGGTGTTTTACGTGATAACGTAAAATGTATGATTGGTAATGGTGTTGTATTGTGTCCTAAAGCACTAATGACAGAAATCAAAATGCTTGAAGCTAAAGGTATTCCGGTTCGTGAGCGCTTACTAATCAGCGACGCCTGTCCATTAATCATGCCATACCATAATGCACTCGATGCAGCTCGTGAAGCAGCTCGCGGCAAAAAAGCTATCGGTACAACTGGTCGTGGTATTGGTCCAGCATACGAAGATAAAGTAGCTCGCCGTGGTTTACGTGTAAGCGACTTATTCAATGCAGAGACATTTGCTGAGAAGTTAAAAGAAATTATGGAATACCATAACTTTGTTTTAACTAACTACTACAAAGCAGAAGCATTAGACTTTGATACTGTATTAGCAGATGCGTTAGCTGTTGCCGATATCATTAAAGCAATGACTGCAGACATTAGTGAAATACTTGACCAAGCACGTAAAGCTGGTGACTCAATTATGTTTGAAGGTGCTCAAGGTACACTTCTAGATATTGACCACGGTACTTACCCATACGTTACTTCTTCAAATACTACTGTTGGTGGTGTTTCTACTGGTAGTGGTTTTGGTCCATGTAACCTTGATTACGTTTTAGGTATCACTAAAGCTTACACTACTCGTGTTGGCTCAGGTCCTTTCCCTACAGAGCTTGATGATGAAATTGGTCATCACTTAGGTACGGTTGGCCATGAGTTTGGCGCAACTACTGGACGCGAACGTCGTTGTGGTTGGTTTGATGCCGTTGCAATGCATCGTGCAGTACAAGTTAACTCAATTACAGGTTTTTGTTTAACTAAGCTAGATGTATTAGATGGCTTAAAAGAACTTAAAATTTGTACTGGTTACAAAACTGAGTCAGGTGAGATCCTAACTGTACCGCCTATGGCTGCAGAAGGTTATGAAAACATCACTCCAGTTTATGAAACAGTTCCTGGTTGGTCTGAAAATACTGTTGGCGCTACAAGCGTTGATGCATTACCAGCTAATGCAATTGCTTACATTAAACGTCTTGAAGAAATTACTGGCGTTCCAATTGATATTATTTCAACTGGTCCGGACCGTAATGAGACAATGGTTTTAGTTAATCCTTTTTCAGAATAA
- a CDS encoding c-type cytochrome, translating to MMKLIQFFIFFSFSMLSYAVEINPPEPTKLEPSDKIAAKTSNPDMLHIAEQEVDFDEQQLLLKQKKLNTQIDFCAPCHGKTGHSPVPIYPNLAGQHQEYLLKQLLAFKYRRRKDSIMQGMVSRLNEDDMLELAKYYANISTGLSQTNVTGEANENSN from the coding sequence ATGATGAAATTAATCCAATTTTTTATTTTTTTCTCCTTTAGCATGTTGTCATATGCTGTTGAAATTAACCCGCCAGAGCCAACTAAACTAGAGCCATCAGATAAAATTGCAGCCAAAACATCAAACCCAGATATGCTTCATATTGCTGAACAAGAAGTTGATTTTGATGAGCAGCAATTATTATTAAAGCAAAAAAAGTTGAACACCCAAATTGATTTTTGTGCACCTTGTCATGGCAAAACAGGGCATTCTCCTGTGCCTATTTACCCCAACCTAGCTGGCCAACATCAAGAATATTTACTTAAGCAACTGTTAGCATTTAAGTACAGGCGTCGAAAAGATTCGATTATGCAAGGTATGGTAAGTCGATTAAATGAAGATGATATGCTTGAATTAGCGAAATATTATGCCAATATTTCTACAGGTCTCTCGCAAACCAACGTAACTGGAGAAGCGAATGAAAATTCTAATTAA
- a CDS encoding malic enzyme-like NAD(P)-binding protein, which produces MADFRQQALDYHEHPTPGKISLALTTPAETAEDLALAYSPGVAEPVREIAANPDDVYRYTNKGNTVAVITDGTAILGLGNLGPLASKPVMEGKALLFKRFANIDSFDIQVKNTTVEDFVNTVANIADSFGGINLEDIKAPECFAIEKALIERCKIPVFHDDQHGTAIVTAAGMLNALDVQGKQLKHAKIVCMGAGAAAIACMELLINCGAQRENIYMLDRKGIIHTRRDDLNEYKKLFANNTDKRTLEDAIDGADVFVGVSGPDVFSAEQLSLMAAKPVVFACSNPDPEIKPELAHATRDDLIMATGRSDYPNQVNNVLCFPFIFRGALDVRARTINAEMKVAAVHAIREIAKEPVPAEVLKASGSASLEFGAQYIIPKPMDPRLLERVAYAVAKAAVDTGVAAVDMPKNYMGMA; this is translated from the coding sequence ATGGCTGATTTCCGTCAACAAGCTCTCGATTATCATGAACATCCTACTCCTGGTAAAATTAGTCTAGCCCTGACAACTCCAGCAGAAACAGCTGAAGATCTTGCGCTTGCATACAGTCCGGGTGTTGCTGAGCCAGTACGTGAAATAGCGGCAAATCCTGATGATGTGTATCGCTATACCAATAAAGGTAATACTGTTGCCGTTATTACAGATGGTACTGCAATTTTAGGGTTAGGAAATTTAGGACCATTGGCATCAAAGCCTGTAATGGAAGGTAAAGCACTGTTGTTCAAGCGCTTTGCGAATATCGACTCATTTGATATTCAGGTAAAAAACACAACAGTTGAAGATTTTGTTAATACCGTTGCCAATATTGCTGACAGCTTCGGCGGCATCAATTTAGAAGATATTAAAGCTCCAGAATGTTTCGCTATCGAGAAAGCGTTAATTGAACGTTGTAAAATACCAGTATTTCATGACGACCAGCACGGTACAGCTATTGTTACAGCCGCTGGTATGCTCAACGCACTGGATGTTCAAGGCAAACAATTAAAGCATGCAAAAATTGTATGTATGGGCGCAGGTGCCGCAGCCATTGCTTGTATGGAATTATTAATTAACTGTGGCGCGCAACGTGAAAACATATACATGCTTGACCGCAAAGGCATTATTCATACTCGCCGCGATGATTTAAACGAATATAAAAAACTATTTGCTAACAATACCGATAAACGCACTTTAGAAGATGCCATTGATGGCGCTGATGTTTTCGTTGGTGTTTCAGGGCCAGATGTATTTTCAGCAGAGCAATTAAGCCTTATGGCTGCTAAACCAGTAGTGTTTGCATGTTCTAACCCTGATCCTGAAATAAAGCCTGAATTGGCCCATGCGACTCGCGATGACTTAATTATGGCAACCGGTCGTTCAGATTACCCTAACCAGGTAAATAACGTGCTTTGTTTCCCATTTATTTTCCGTGGTGCTCTAGATGTTAGAGCAAGAACAATAAATGCCGAAATGAAAGTTGCAGCCGTACATGCTATTCGTGAAATTGCTAAAGAACCAGTACCGGCAGAAGTATTAAAAGCCAGTGGTAGTGCGAGTTTAGAATTTGGCGCACAGTACATTATTCCAAAGCCAATGGATCCAAGACTACTTGAACGTGTTGCTTATGCAGTGGCTAAAGCAGCGGTTGATACTGGCGTTGCTGCAGTAGATATGCCTAAAAACTATATGGGCATGGCGTAG
- a CDS encoding protein adenylyltransferase SelO, whose translation MKFSNTYHQLGDKFYQSAMPAQVSKPSLLFWNDTLAEDLCLSTSFCQDKSELAQYFSGNKIIAGAEPVALAYSGHQFGQFNPYMGDGRAHLLGEVTDVNNIQRDIQLKGSGQTPYSRRGDGLCAIGPAIREFIMSEAMFALGVPTSRCLAVVATGETVYRELPKPGAVVTRVAASHIRVGTFQHFAARGDVDSLAALTEYTINRHYPDIDTKADGYILEFIKAVCTKQIDVVVQWMRVGFIHGVMNTDNCAISGETIDFGPCAMLGAYHPGTVYSSIDKNGRYAFANQPNIAQWNMARFAESLIPLIDEDSEQAVKLLEPIILQFAEDFNDAYYTMLAKKLGVPELCLIEKAFIKEFLDILQTQELDYTLTFVQLTESLSDSEQAESLNATLGKWYNKWRDLLQKISIDNATAQSLMREQNPVVIPRNHHVEAILNECETSGDLSSADRFLQVLRSPYKQQIHTSDFQDLPEDGDVNYRTFCGT comes from the coding sequence TTGAAATTTTCAAATACCTATCACCAATTAGGTGACAAATTTTATCAATCGGCGATGCCGGCACAAGTGTCTAAACCAAGCTTATTGTTTTGGAATGATACCCTTGCCGAGGATTTGTGCTTATCAACTTCATTTTGTCAGGATAAATCTGAACTTGCTCAATATTTTTCTGGTAATAAAATAATCGCTGGTGCAGAGCCCGTGGCACTTGCTTATTCAGGCCATCAATTTGGTCAGTTCAACCCTTATATGGGAGACGGCCGAGCTCATTTATTGGGTGAAGTAACCGACGTAAACAACATTCAACGAGACATACAACTGAAAGGCTCTGGGCAGACGCCCTATTCACGAAGAGGCGACGGCCTTTGTGCCATTGGCCCTGCGATTCGTGAGTTTATAATGAGTGAAGCTATGTTCGCATTAGGCGTGCCTACATCTCGTTGTTTAGCCGTTGTTGCTACAGGTGAAACCGTATATCGTGAATTGCCGAAACCCGGCGCAGTTGTTACTCGCGTAGCTGCCAGCCATATACGGGTAGGTACGTTCCAACATTTTGCTGCTAGAGGTGATGTCGATTCATTAGCCGCCTTAACTGAATATACAATTAATCGCCATTACCCAGATATAGACACTAAAGCTGACGGGTATATTTTAGAGTTTATAAAAGCCGTGTGTACCAAACAAATTGACGTTGTAGTGCAGTGGATGCGCGTTGGATTTATACATGGCGTAATGAATACTGATAATTGTGCTATTTCAGGAGAGACCATCGATTTTGGTCCTTGTGCTATGCTCGGCGCTTATCATCCCGGTACAGTATATAGCTCTATTGATAAAAATGGCCGTTATGCCTTTGCCAACCAACCTAATATAGCCCAATGGAATATGGCACGTTTTGCCGAAAGCTTAATTCCTCTTATTGATGAAGACAGTGAACAAGCGGTCAAATTATTAGAGCCTATTATTTTGCAGTTCGCTGAAGACTTTAATGATGCGTACTATACAATGCTCGCTAAAAAGCTTGGCGTGCCTGAACTATGCTTAATAGAAAAAGCGTTTATCAAAGAGTTTCTTGATATATTGCAAACTCAAGAGCTCGATTACACCCTTACATTTGTACAACTGACAGAGTCTTTAAGTGATAGTGAGCAGGCAGAATCTTTAAATGCTACGCTTGGCAAGTGGTATAACAAATGGCGAGATTTGTTGCAAAAAATTAGTATTGATAACGCTACAGCGCAGTCATTAATGCGTGAACAAAACCCTGTTGTAATCCCAAGAAATCATCATGTAGAAGCGATTTTAAATGAGTGTGAAACCAGCGGTGACTTAAGCTCAGCAGATCGGTTTTTACAGGTGTTAAGATCTCCTTATAAACAACAAATACATACCAGTGATTTTCAAGACTTACCTGAAGATGGTGACGTAAACTACCGTACGTTCTGTGGAACTTAA
- a CDS encoding c-type cytochrome, with translation MKKLALALAATVVMTAPSMAADAEAGKAKSAMCAACHGATGISAVPMYPNLAGQKEAYLAKQLKDFKTGTRKDPVMSGMAMPLTDADIANLSAYYASIK, from the coding sequence ATGAAAAAATTAGCTCTAGCATTAGCTGCAACAGTAGTTATGACTGCCCCATCAATGGCTGCAGACGCAGAAGCCGGAAAAGCAAAATCAGCCATGTGTGCTGCTTGTCACGGTGCTACAGGCATTTCAGCTGTACCAATGTACCCTAACTTAGCGGGTCAAAAAGAAGCTTACCTTGCCAAGCAACTTAAAGACTTCAAAACTGGTACTCGTAAAGACCCAGTAATGTCAGGTATGGCTATGCCATTAACTGACGCTGATATCGCTAACTTATCTGCATATTACGCAAGCATCAAATAA